The genome window tgctatacttaaaaatctgtgctgcagaaaatttcagccgcatattgttgccttaacccatctatttgcaatcttttttgaatgaaatttcttatacacttcatagatcatcttggcttccatctatgattgatctattaagaaattcatctctaaaaatgattttgtgttgctgcaaattttcgtcgtaacccgctaaaattttttgacgagaattctgcaatcacaacttgcaccaatttccttattgttatactaccgaaattttcttgattaaattagatatccttgctatcatataaactgtgattttgctatcaattccctccttaattctctcaagtttttggtggaaattacgtcaagaaatcgttgtttctttgacaacaattctactcatacaagacagcacatacttgctgcaacttccactgatttctatcaaacctttgctaccatctaccacagatccaaaactttcatctacagccctaaaactccactaaaccacaccctcaaactacacccaaaatagccacaaaacaagcctaaaccgtagcctacatccaccaatccaccaaccctttcaaccatcacctctctcaaccaatacatgtctttaacccgacaataaaagagagatcttaacatcacagatttggcagcatatactatggcatctgaggaggtaatcaatgctaaatttgaagccttcgaggtacgaatggaggataagattcggacgctctttatcgaactcagattgggccgaccactaagcccgaagaaatcacatcaaggagagagctttgcccaatcgcaccaagcccgaagatatgacttccaagagaggggaagctctatgaccaaccccaactatccatgcaggaGAGtagactttcctagatgggaagaaggagactcgattggttggatctcacgtgcggagcgatattttcggtaccataaaaccgttgatgcatctatggtgaaaattgcagctatacatcttgaaggggatgctatacagtggtttgactagtttgaacatacttatggagtcctttcatggtgacaattcaaaaaaagactgctgatccgcttcaaaccaaccgattacgagaatattgacggacaactagcaaagatccgacaaacctctaccattcaggagtatcaaaccaggtttgaaaggttatctaatcaaactcatgattggtctcaaaaacagctattgaggaccttcattgagggcttaaagccagagatccgaggagaagttaaagcgtgacaaccatatacgcttatggcagccatctctttcgcacgacatcaagaggagcaattgaaccatgaagctcagaggactagggttgctcctcaaccagtaatattgaagccctcagcccctccactgtcaaccaagtccctacaccaaagaggttaacaagagaagagcttcgggagcgatatgcgaaggggttatgttggcattgtgacgagccgtggagccgtgagcatcgctgtagtaaagagagacttcttatgattgaaccaatagaaaaagaggtcattgaatatccagaagagagccttgaacatgaagaagaagatgcagaagaagagccacaaccgaccgaagttacagtacatacactagccggctactcaaatccgcaaatgatgaaagttggaggccttctcaaacaacaaccgatcactgttctcatcgacacgggcagtactaataactttctaaatagtaaggttactatccagatagccttacctattaagaattgcaacaggtttgacgttaaggtcgctgatggatggattttgaagtatgatcgtaggtgccggcaagtgaaactattgctgatcatgaggccttaccaagagataattgcatatttcttccttctccctcttgatgatcatgaagccatgctcataattaaatggttgacgaaattaggtaatatttcttggaattttatgcaactaattatgaaattttacagtaaggagaaacaggtgatactgaacgggaaacgtgggggcgatgtaacgacgatttgcacacaacaaatggagaaggttttgcataaagtatgcagtagatttttggtacaacttgagcagcaaactaagggaaagccaatagaatttgaagatccaaacctacttcctttgcttgctaaattttcagatatatttgacgaaccgtacaacctacctcttacccgtcggcatgatcattatataatgattctttcaggcaaacctccagcaaatactcggccatatcaatatctacatctctagaaggatgaaatagaaaggattataaaagaaatgcttgaaaccggagttattcggccaagtagcAACCTCTAatcttcactggtgctacttgtacgcaagaaggatggaacatggcgaatatgcgttgattaccgagctctcaatggcataaccatcaaggacaaataccttattccaatagcagatgaatttctagatgaaagggagcacaaatcttcacaaagctggacctttgatccgggtatcatcaaatatgagtgtgcgaagaagacataccgaaaaccaccttttgaacacacaacaaccactacgaatttttgctttcttcgatagaaggtggaatatcttgggcatatcatatcaaaggaaggtgtgatggtggaccccttaaaaattgaagcaatgcaaaactggcctaccccgaggaacataaaattgctacatggctttctgggtttaacaggctactaccgtaagttcgtgaaaaactatggaaagatcaatgcaccacttactttcttactagaaaaagatgtctttcaatggttggacagagcctccgctgccttcgataaacttaaggcagccatgacgacgacgccggtactaacactaccagatttcaactgacccttcattattgaggccgatgcatctggagtcggaattggagcaattctcatgcaagatggtcgaccactcgcatacattaGTAaagtattatctccctcccattaaaataagtcataaagagatgctcgccattgtgcgcacaacaacgaggtggagaccctacttgattggtcgacgatttcaaattaaaaccgaccataaaagcctcaagtactttttggagtgaaagatatcatcccctaagcagcaaaaatgggtaacaaaacttcttggatttgattgtgaaataacttacaaaaaggggaaagagaatgttcttgtagatgcgctttcgcaactacccgagcaagctgaagtttcgaccgtttcacttccgtccagcgacttccttgaggatattaaaatggaatggcaggaagattcaaagactagtaagattataaaaaaattggaggaaacaccaagctccgtggctcattacaattgggactcaaaagaattacactataagggacgcattgtgcttatgataaattctacttgcatcttcacgagcagattttggacaaagttattccatatgcagggtactaaattgaaaaggagtatggcatatcacccacaaatcaacggtcagacaaaagttgtaaataggtgcttggagatagcccaaaaccacccatcaaatatgactatccaatgagaactccagacccagccaagtgcgattattgatcgacggatcgtgactcaacgataacgacccactactaaagtgctaatacagtgggtgaacctaccaacagaagatgccacttgggagaactatgacgacttgaagatcaaatttctaaaattcatgaatcgtcagcctcgaggataaggttgatttgaagagggcgggtctgttaggactctagctaggaaagtcctaattgagagggaaatttatataaaacctacctaagccgacccctattaaagaggtgaagaggccggctagggttaggaggttgtttcttagagaagaattaggagttgtaaagaaataggagtcttgagtagaagtcctattaggagttggttagaagtaggagtcctattaggagttagggtttagaaaccctataaatagccatgtattcctcctctttttataagcaatagatgaatcttttctgcagcctttgagcagcaacttggagggaagaacTCCTATAGAGCTCCAAGTTTggtcaatcccctaaagagatcaaccccaagtttagaatctacaagggttctaataggaCGCCACCGTCGACGCGGCCTGCTCCATCCGTTTCCCCGAGTTGGACAGCACTAAAGGCGGGCAGAGAACACCGAGGCAATCGGAGAGATGGAGCCAAGGCTGGTGGATCCGAATTGGAGGTACTTCAGTGCCTTCCATTTTTATAGATAAATAGTATTATTTACgatgataattatataattatcttCGTATTGTCGAATATCAATAAATTTAGATGATGATCACATGCTGAATCAATAATTCagttatttttaaaattgatAGTTTCAGCCATAAATTATTTACCTCGATTTTTAATTTTCATCAATAACATTAGaataatcttttttatttataatatttttatttttaatagaaTAATTTCCTTTTGATTTACACCattctttgaaaaaaaaattcttgtttGATATTAGCAtcatctttcttctttttatcattatcattacctttttattatttataaaaaaatattttcatctcCCCAAAAATAAAAGCTTCTGTCATTTATCGAGTTAAAGATTCTTGAGAAACATAATATAAGGAATATAAtcttttggaataccatgaataaTATAATCTTTCATTCGAGCATCAGAAATAGACATCTAAGAGTAATATCTGTAAATTTTCAATCTTCAAAGAATATTAAGAAATATAGAAATCACCTTGGATAATATTTGCCAAATCAATCTCCAAATACTGAAGCTAAATCATATTCTTTTTTGTTGAGCAATACATCAAGATAAATCTTTGAAGCTGATGTACAACAAATAATGTGCTTAAAAAGATCATGAGAAATAGatctttttaatataaatttagctTTTGTATTTAAAGTCCTCCATCTCTGTTAAATTGCTACCAACCACATAAGAATCCAAACAAGTCCTTCAAATCTTGTAATCATACTAATTGAGAAATTCAATACTAAATCTACTAACTtaactataatatttcataatcgaAAAAAATTATCTTCCTCACCAAAAAGATCTTGAAAACACATATTATCATCCTTATGACTCTAATACCATGTGAAGAAAGAAAGAATCACATGTAAGTGTAACCCTTTCTCAAATAATAGTAACAAAGTACTATTAGCTTAAGATCaaatcaaatagaaaaaaaaatcaaggcaaaaaaaaaaattattgaacatctaaaataaaaaaatcacttGATCTCGAATGAGTTTGAGACTTGACTTGAACAATTGAGACTTAAATTAATCTATATACTACCTATTTACAGATGTAAAATACAAGAGTCTCTAATATCTACGACTCTATTTAAtcttatttgaaattaaaaaaaaatttattcataaaattctatttaattttattttaaaaaaaaaatttaatttattttaacttCTTAATCAGAATCAGGTCAAAGAAGAACGACCCAAAGAAGCGTTGACCGTGTTTTCGTTCACTGCTCAACTGGCTTCCTTCGTTCGTGCCTTCTCAAGCAAGTCAACTAGCAGGGCCCAGCAAAGCCAACGTAGGTCCCGCGAAAGACTCCGTGTGAGTCGGCTTTAAATTGAGAGCCATCTTCTACCTCCTTTCTAGGTAGCATAGGGAGATCCAGGACAAGAATAGTGATGATGGAAGAAGGGAATAAACGACAATGACGAATATTAGAACGATTGAATTTCACCTAATTCATTCGTGGTTTAAAGGTAGTGATTGGATGAATGTTGTTGTGATTCAGTGTTAGGCAATTACGATTTTGAGGAGTAATAATACGATGGCTATTGTTGGTTTTACAAATGGAGCAAgtcaattttattttatcataacccaataattttttttagcacAACCCTTATGTGATTGGATGTGAGATTCGCAATTTAATTGGATTAAGGTTTAGATCCATATTTGATTCATGAAGCTTGTTATTTACTCAACAAGTCATTTAAATAGTGTTGAGAATCACAAGTTAATTAGATTGAGTTTTATCCACATATAATCGATTATGTTTGAGATTTATTCAACTACTCATTTAGAAAGTGTTATAAATGTGAATACAATACAATTATATTTGACAAGTCGAGTTATCTATCGATTCCAATCGAGGTACTACTATTGAGTCTGATGTGATTCATGGTCTAAATCTTATgaactcaaatcatatttattggATTATAATTATGGATTCTGATTGAAATTATGGATTCTTATATGTTGTGACCATGATGATGAAGTTAAATACAATACTGATGTTGAGGttcattaaaatattattttaatgatgatgatgatcatgatgtATATGTTTGGAATCCTATAAATCATTAAAATTTCATAAGATACTCGATGATGATGGTCTAGTGATTTGAGTAATATTATTGTCATGATGGTGATATAGAGTTACTAACAacgaaataaaatatttttacttgTCACAAATGATGATGTTATCAAAATTGCTTTAAGTTGTTTACATTATGGATGAAAGCATCAAGTGTTATTAGGATCGTAAATCATTCTTTATTGACTGTGGGTGAACTTTGGGTATATAAGTAGTTTTTGGCATATGAAAGCTTGGTAATTCGGGATCTAATTTAGATTGTTTTGTTGCTCTTAACTTGCTCTAACTATAATTTCTGAGTCTTGACTGCTATAGAATTGATCTCTTTTGTAATATCAAGAAGGCGTATTATTGCATCGCCTTCAAAAGTTTGTTTATTCTGTGGTAGTATTCAAGCAAAAGTTGTCTCACGTCCACTGAAATTACTCGATTGTTTGCATCGACTCACTCAACTACCAAACTGGCCTTTCTTGTCATGCCCTCTCTCCAAAATGATGGGAGTGCAATGCTCAGCTTGAAGGATTCACTTGAATCGCCTATGCAAATTGGTATCAATCAACCAATCGCATGATTTGCTGCTGATGACTTCTTCCGGGTATTGTCTCTGGTGGACTCGAAGACTCGAAAGATAAGGCGACACATGGTGGTAGAGACGACTCACTCGGTCAAGGGGGCGGCGGCTTCCTTATCTGATCTCCGAGAGAATTGGATTCTTTTCTCCCCTCAGATTGCTTGTTTACGGAGGTTTGATTCTTCCAAGACTCGCAGGTGAAATCACATTCAACGCGGATCGGAAGTTTCCCGGAAAATTTCCTTGTAGACAGACTCGGCCAAGTTTGACCTCTCTTGCGTTTATTTTATtccgattaaaaaataatttattttttattattattttatatgtttttttcatctttctttcaatagagtatttttatttttttaaatataagattattttttatgatcGATTATCGTTATCTTTTTCTTTCGAGTGACTGAGCATCGTCGTTAATCATCACCTTCGTCCCACTATGATATCTTTGTTTATAGACTTTTCGAATAAATGTTAaacattcaagacctaagaagatTTTGGATTGCGAGATCCTCAAACTCAGAACCAACAATGTGAAAGAGGAGCGGACATTAGTCCTCTAGCAGAGTATTCCGATCTCGATCTTCTTCCAAAGGATCTACTCATTGTTGTTTTATCGTCACAATCTTTGTTGGCCAGCCAACCGAATAGGGAGGTTGGGTCAAGACGAACATGCCAACAACGTTGTGAGATCAAACGGAGGTCAATGTAAAAATGAAGACAGAGACAAAGATAGAAATAAAACAGGAGAGTGAGGGAGAGGAATAACAAAGATAATTAGAGAGGGAGGTATGATCTCAAAAGTGGCTATGATAAGATCAAACGATTAGGAAGGACCGAAGGACAATGTAAAATGATAAAGATGGTAAAAAAGAATGCTcggtaaaaataaaataaaataaaaacgatGCTACGAGAAAATAATAAAACTTTTAAGTTTGTTTGAAGAATTTTATCCTAAAAATCAATACTTGTTGGCGTGTTTCGCCTTCTCTTTTCCCATCCACCGTGCAATAATTGCTAGGTTTGACCAGCAGCGCATGCACCACCCTCTTTCATTTGCATCACATGTTCTTCTAATCTTCTTGGCCATCTCTTCCCTCAAATCTTCCTATCTGTTGTGGTGTCATCTTTAAAGTACGGATAAGGATCATCAAGAGAAGGAATCATCCTCGACGACACACATATCAGAGGCAAAGGGACCGGTGGTGGGTGGAGTAATCGAGTGGCGAGAGAAGAGTTGAAACGAGAAGAGGATCGTGGTGGAGTACATGGAGACGGTGCAGGAGGAGGTGGAGTATAGCTGGAGGGAGGTGGTGTTGCCGGCGCTGATTCCGGTGGTGCAGGAGCCGGTGGAGCTGGACCGGGAGACCGGGGAGCGGCGGCGCGGCCGAGACATCGTGGTGGCGGTGGACCACGGCCCCAACAGCCGCCACGCCCTCCACTGGGCCCTCGTCCACCTCTGCCGCCTCGCCGACACCCTCCACTTCGTCCATGCAGTTTCCAGTACTACTCTTTGCCTTCTCTCTTCTcgtctttcctttttcttctcctcaccAAAATCTGTGCAAAACGTGGACAGGCGTACAGAATGAGGTGGTGTACGAGGCTAGCCAGCAGCTAATGGAGACGCTCGCCGTCGAGGCCTTCCAGATCGCCATGGTATCACGCTATCATCCTTCGAATAGCCTTAGCAACGGTATCCATCAATCAATCGGTATCACTAATTGGTGTTGGCGATGGCAGGTGAGATCGCAGGCTCGCATCGTGGAAGGTGATGCCGGGATGGTGATATGTCGGGAGGCGGAGAGATTAAAACCGGCGGCCGTCGTCATGGGAACCCGTGGCCGGAATCTTATGCAAAGGTATTCTCTTCGGTTACCTCAATCCAAGCGGTCTGACTTGCCTGAGATCTATAAAAGCCCAAACAGAACTTTAATCCTTATTCACCGAGAAGACCACTGTTCAATTTGTATGAAAGGTCATGCTGGCTAAGGGGAGGTTGTGATGTCTTTTCCTGTCTTCATGTTGCAGTGTACTGCGGGGTAGCGTCGGCGAGTACTGTTTCCACCATTGTAAAGCAGCACCAGTTATCATCGTCCCCGGGAAAGGTTGACTGACAATGTTCTTTAAAGCATTAAGTTTGTTCACGAAAGCAACATTTGATGTTTTGGGGTTTCTCTACGAAGGAACTGATGTTTCTTTTTGGCCTTCGCAGAAGCTGGCGATCGGTCTGTGCTTTGATGAGCGATATATACAGCAAGATTGCAGCGGTTGCAGGGATTTATAGTAGCTACTATTGCTTGTGCTTCTTCCTGTCAATTTTACTGTGTGCAACTAAAATTTGTAGCAGTATTGGTGATGTCTGTGGGATCTCGAGAGTTCATGTTTGGTTGACTGTAATAGCATTGTACCATAAGATTTTACTGTATTTGATCTGATGGGATTTTAATACATAAAAAATACAAGTAACAAGGGATAAATTTTGTCAACCAGCACAACAATTATAGATGATTTCCTGTAACAGTTCATCGAGAGGATTCGGCCAATGAATTAATTATTCATGCATTTTAGGCAAATGTTTACCATCATTAAAACAAATAGCCCTAAGGCTATAAAAAGTTGCTACTTAGAAACATCCAGACATCCATATCGAAGACCTAGAAACCGATGATCCGCATGCAACCACAACTGATACAAATTAACCTCATGTCATGTTAGATTAACCTCTACCGCGACTTGCCACCTCTCCTTGTCGGAGATTTCTGACGACGGATCGATTGAGCTGCCAGGAGTGCAACCCTGATGGGCTCTGATGGAGCCAAGCCCTGCGATTGCATGCAATCATATATCCTCTTTGCATCTTCCAAGAGTCCACCTGCCAGGAGACCGCTTATGATCCTCTCGAGCTGATCAGCACGCAACAATTTGCTCCTGGCCTCCAGAATCTTAAGAGACTTGCGAGCCTTCTCCAGCCGGTGTGCCCTCGAGTACATGTCGCAGAGGCTAACATGAATCTCAAATGGAGCTTCGCCCTTCTCTGCTAGTTTGCTCAACAgcccttctgcctcatccactagCTGTAACCTGCCCAACCAATCCACCAGAATACTGTATGTTGCTATCCCCGGTTGGAAACCATCCTTCTCAAGAGTTAGCAGCAGGTCCAAGGCCTTGTCCAAGAGGTTCTTCTTCACATAGGCTGCCATCATGCTAGCAGTGCATCGGTCATCTGGCTTATGGCCAGATCTAATCATGTGATCAAAGTGACCCCGAGCCTGGTCAGGATCGCCTGACTGCCCATAGGCCTCCACGAGCAAGGTAAATGACTCCAAGGTTGGCTGGATTCCTGCAAACTGCATGGTGTTCATAATTCTCTGTGCTCCATCAACTTGCCCAAGCTTTGTAAATGCTCTCAGCAGCTCCATGTATATTTCCTTTGTGGGTTTAATATCTCTCGACTCCATTTCCCTCACCAGCATCTCCCCTTGTTTTGGAAGGCCAGCCTTCACATAAGCTGTAATCATTGAATTGTACACCTTCAGGTCCGGTTGGAAACCTTCCTTCCTCAAGCTCTCAAAGGCATCTTTAGCACGATCAAGATCTCCTGCCTTGCTATACATATGAACTAATATAAGAAAAGTTAGAATATCTGGCATGATGCCCCTTCCGGTCATCACCTCAAGAATTCTCTCAGCATCTTCCATGTGATCTGCCTTGGAGTGTGCATCGATTAGCTTTGAGTAGTCACGAATATTTGTCTCGAAAGATTCCTCAGACAAGAGGAGTTCAGCAACCTGCAA of Musa acuminata AAA Group cultivar baxijiao chromosome BXJ2-3, Cavendish_Baxijiao_AAA, whole genome shotgun sequence contains these proteins:
- the LOC135607508 gene encoding uncharacterized protein LOC135607508, yielding METVQEEVEYSWREVVLPALIPVVQEPVELDRETGERRRGRDIVVAVDHGPNSRHALHWALVHLCRLADTLHFVHAVSSVQNEVVYEASQQLMETLAVEAFQIAMVRSQARIVEGDAGMVICREAERLKPAAVVMGTRGRNLMQSVLRGSVGEYCFHHCKAAPVIIVPGKEAGDRSVL
- the LOC135607507 gene encoding pentatricopeptide repeat-containing protein At1g05670, mitochondrial-like translates to MRSFLLSRLRRNPRFFLSPIASISTPQSPSPPPPLSSPLIRTLHGLPPNPQSVIPAQPSSSRVVQLFSPEETHTDGCDDEDGPMNEFLSRFVWIIRPKLADAYPALPKDTLEAMLLVVCQKVVALMEPGASVDDPPVDLSEDLWKTVVEVSNSVYEAMRRDRMREELKKYLHWDEVKEMCRFAGDIGIQGPMLRELRFKWAREKLEDVEFYRKLDRMREQAQNQERQKVLSLSSGTDAGSVSLAEEKVGGSKVAALPQRKGKIKYKIYGLDLSDPKWAEVAEKVEEAEKHFVPEELQPVEGKCKKVDERILSLKAKRDDPAPLLAEWKELLQPKRIDWLALLDRIKQRNVDLYLKVAELLLSEESFETNIRDYSKLIDAHSKADHMEDAERILEVMTGRGIMPDILTFLILVHMYSKAGDLDRAKDAFESLRKEGFQPDLKVYNSMITAYVKAGLPKQGEMLVREMESRDIKPTKEIYMELLRAFTKLGQVDGAQRIMNTMQFAGIQPTLESFTLLVEAYGQSGDPDQARGHFDHMIRSGHKPDDRCTASMMAAYVKKNLLDKALDLLLTLEKDGFQPGIATYSILVDWLGRLQLVDEAEGLLSKLAEKGEAPFEIHVSLCDMYSRAHRLEKARKSLKILEARSKLLRADQLERIISGLLAGGLLEDAKRIYDCMQSQGLAPSEPIRVALLAAQSIRRQKSPTRRGGKSR